The Aulosira sp. FACHB-615 genome includes a window with the following:
- a CDS encoding ABC transporter ATP-binding protein → MAKVRLEEIKRRFNNVTAIEDISFEIPDGEFWVLVGPSGCGKSTILRTIAGLETATAGKLFIGDRLMNNIPARQRDVAMVFQNYALYPHMTVAENIAFGMQMRKVDAKLIQERVGTVARSLSLEHLLDRKPKQLSGGQQQRVALGRAIAREPQVFLLDEPLSNLDAQLRDDTRAELKQLHQELGITTVYVTHDQVEAMTLADKIVVLNRGRIQQIGEPQSIYALPANQMVATFLGNPPMNILSAKYTNDGFDVGEQLIAVPEVVREKLQLRPGQNYDLGIRPEHISINSNSALSEKLRAGVPPVEQTSVTPHSALSTQHSALSVEVKVVEPLGRETLIRASLPGSTVLLNVQLGGNVRVIVGDRLSLQLDLTQLFIFDSITGDRIWPEP, encoded by the coding sequence ATGGCTAAAGTACGTCTCGAAGAAATTAAACGTCGGTTTAACAACGTCACCGCCATCGAAGATATTAGCTTTGAAATTCCCGATGGCGAGTTTTGGGTGTTAGTCGGGCCTTCTGGTTGTGGGAAGTCGACAATTTTACGGACGATCGCGGGTTTAGAAACTGCCACTGCTGGCAAACTATTTATAGGCGATCGCTTAATGAATAACATCCCCGCCAGACAGCGCGATGTGGCGATGGTGTTTCAAAACTACGCCCTTTATCCGCACATGACGGTGGCGGAAAATATCGCCTTTGGGATGCAGATGCGAAAGGTGGACGCGAAACTCATTCAGGAACGGGTGGGGACGGTGGCGCGATCGCTTTCGTTGGAACATTTATTAGATCGCAAACCCAAACAGCTTTCTGGTGGACAGCAACAACGGGTAGCATTAGGAAGAGCGATCGCCCGTGAACCCCAAGTATTTTTATTAGATGAACCTTTATCTAATTTAGATGCTCAATTGCGCGATGACACCAGAGCCGAATTAAAACAACTCCATCAAGAGTTAGGAATTACCACGGTTTATGTAACTCACGACCAAGTTGAGGCGATGACCTTGGCTGATAAAATTGTCGTGCTGAATCGTGGGAGAATCCAACAAATTGGCGAACCCCAAAGCATTTACGCGCTTCCAGCTAATCAAATGGTGGCAACTTTTTTAGGCAATCCACCAATGAATATTTTGTCAGCAAAATATACCAATGATGGCTTTGATGTGGGTGAACAATTAATTGCAGTTCCCGAAGTTGTCAGGGAAAAATTACAGCTGCGTCCAGGACAGAATTATGATTTGGGTATTCGTCCAGAACATATTTCTATTAACAGTAACTCAGCACTCAGCGAGAAGTTGCGTGCGGGGGTTCCCCCCGTTGAGCAAACTTCGGTGACTCCACACTCAGCACTCAGCACTCAGCACTCAGCACTTTCTGTAGAAGTGAAGGTGGTTGAGCCTTTGGGGAGAGAAACTTTAATTCGTGCGAGTTTACCTGGTTCAACAGTGTTATTGAATGTGCAGCTTGGTGGAAATGTACGGGTGATTGTAGGCGATCGCTTATCCTTACAATTAGATTTAACTCAGTTATTTATCTTTGATTCTATTACTGGAGATAGGATATGGCCAGAGCCATAA
- the mtnA gene encoding S-methyl-5-thioribose-1-phosphate isomerase encodes MTNSANEVYPVIWHNDSVSLIDQTRLPNEYTFVEIHRSEDMARAIKTMIVRGAPAIGVAAAYGMYLGAREITTRERAEFLTQLENVAQLLRSTRPTAVNLFWAISRMLKIAHATEGSVEDIKQVLFQTAQTINAEDLQTCQAMGDHGLTVLPKTPAKLTLLTHCNAGALATAGYGTALGVVRSAWREGRLEKLFADETRPRLQGAKLTAWECVQENIPVTLITDNMAAHCMQRGLIHAVVVGADRIAANGDTANKIGTYSLAIVAKAHNVPFFVAAPFSTVDFALSDGSQIPIEERHPEEIYQVGDTRLTPEGVEFYNPAFDVTPAELITAIITENGAFAPGDLAKYQLQQSFN; translated from the coding sequence ATGACAAATTCTGCAAACGAAGTTTATCCAGTCATTTGGCACAATGATTCCGTATCACTCATTGACCAAACCCGTTTACCGAATGAATACACCTTTGTGGAAATTCATCGGAGTGAAGATATGGCGCGGGCGATTAAAACCATGATTGTGCGGGGTGCGCCGGCTATTGGGGTGGCTGCGGCTTATGGGATGTATCTGGGGGCGAGAGAAATTACAACCAGGGAACGCGCTGAATTTTTAACCCAGCTAGAAAATGTCGCGCAATTATTACGCTCTACCCGTCCCACGGCGGTAAACTTATTCTGGGCAATTAGTCGGATGTTAAAAATTGCCCACGCCACGGAAGGAAGCGTCGAAGATATCAAACAAGTTTTATTCCAAACCGCCCAAACTATTAATGCAGAAGATTTGCAAACTTGTCAGGCGATGGGTGATCATGGTTTAACTGTATTGCCGAAAACACCCGCAAAGCTAACTTTACTAACTCACTGTAATGCTGGGGCGTTAGCAACTGCGGGTTATGGTACAGCTTTGGGTGTTGTCCGTTCTGCTTGGCGCGAAGGGCGTTTAGAAAAGTTGTTTGCTGATGAAACCCGCCCCCGGTTACAAGGTGCAAAACTCACTGCTTGGGAATGTGTGCAGGAAAATATACCTGTGACGCTAATTACCGATAATATGGCAGCCCATTGTATGCAGAGGGGTTTAATTCATGCTGTTGTTGTGGGCGCTGATAGGATTGCGGCGAATGGTGACACAGCCAATAAAATTGGTACCTATAGTTTAGCGATCGTTGCTAAAGCTCACAATGTACCATTTTTTGTTGCTGCACCTTTTTCTACCGTTGATTTTGCCTTGTCTGATGGTAGTCAAATCCCTATAGAAGAACGCCACCCAGAGGAAATTTACCAAGTTGGTGACACCAGACTCACCCCAGAAGGCGTAGAATTTTACAACCCAGCTTTTGATGTCACACCAGCCGAGTTAATTACAGCCATCATTACAGAAAATGGAGCATTTGCACCTGGTGATTTAGCGAAATACCAGTTACAACAGTCTTTTAACTAA
- a CDS encoding TRAP transporter substrate-binding protein, producing the protein MKRRKILNTAALATATAATLTACNRSTTAPAVQTGLPTVRWRMATSWTKSLGTFIGAKVVSQRVKEMTNGRFTITPFAAGELVPGLQVLDAVQAGTVECGHTSSYYYIGKSPALAFATSVPFGLNAQQQNAWLYHGGGLEAIQKVYTNFNIINFPAGNTGAQMGGWFKKEIKTVADLKGLKMRIPGLGGQVMSRLGVNVQVLPGGEIYLSLDRGAIDAAEWVGPYDDEKLGLNKAAKYYYYPGWWEPGPSLDVLVNLNAWNKLPQEYQQILKAATLEANMNMLTEYDALNGAALSRLIAGGTQLTPYSQEILQAAQQIALEIYEENATKDTNFKQVYEQWKNFRQQVYNWNRVNELSYANFVTASNSK; encoded by the coding sequence ATGAAACGCCGAAAGATTTTAAACACAGCTGCTTTAGCCACAGCCACTGCTGCAACCTTAACCGCTTGTAACCGCAGTACCACAGCCCCCGCAGTGCAAACGGGACTTCCGACTGTCCGTTGGCGAATGGCTACTAGTTGGACTAAAAGTTTAGGAACTTTTATCGGTGCAAAGGTGGTTTCACAACGAGTCAAGGAAATGACTAACGGTCGGTTTACAATTACCCCCTTTGCGGCTGGTGAGTTAGTTCCAGGATTACAAGTTTTAGATGCGGTACAAGCCGGAACTGTAGAATGCGGTCATACATCCAGCTATTACTACATCGGTAAAAGTCCGGCTTTGGCTTTCGCCACCTCTGTACCCTTTGGTTTAAACGCCCAACAGCAGAACGCTTGGTTATATCATGGCGGCGGTTTAGAAGCGATTCAGAAAGTCTACACCAACTTCAACATTATTAATTTTCCCGCAGGTAACACCGGAGCGCAGATGGGGGGCTGGTTTAAAAAAGAAATTAAAACTGTCGCTGACCTCAAAGGTTTAAAAATGCGAATTCCGGGATTAGGTGGACAGGTAATGTCGCGTTTGGGTGTAAATGTGCAAGTTTTACCTGGAGGCGAAATTTATTTGTCACTTGACCGGGGTGCAATTGACGCGGCTGAATGGGTAGGCCCTTACGATGATGAAAAACTCGGTTTAAATAAAGCTGCAAAATATTATTACTATCCTGGTTGGTGGGAACCAGGGCCATCTTTAGATGTGTTAGTTAATTTGAATGCTTGGAACAAATTACCCCAAGAATATCAACAAATTTTAAAAGCCGCTACTTTAGAAGCCAACATGAATATGCTGACAGAGTACGATGCGTTGAATGGTGCAGCACTTTCGAGATTGATTGCTGGTGGTACACAACTCACTCCCTATAGTCAGGAGATTTTACAAGCAGCACAGCAAATTGCTCTTGAGATATATGAAGAAAACGCCACTAAAGATACTAACTTCAAACAAGTTTATGAACAATGGAAAAACTTCCGTCAACAAGTTTATAACTGGAATCGGGTGAATGAGTTAAGCTACGCTAATTTTGTCACTGCTAGTAATAGTAAGTAA
- a CDS encoding retropepsin-like aspartic protease, with protein MTVFMQISIQPRRKKSQVPANQNFRRSKSLFSHLFITGILSSSLVSLLPTPAAGQVNLGQQLLQEVSKCAEAKISEQKLINQAESEAITTKCALQILTLTSNGEFRPDAVERVAAFMEAVGVKLPQSTSRGQANVKLQLERESSVFRIPVRIGKQTQTFILDTGSGQTIINTQIAQQLGLNSKPIPNGLLEYKPVIGNNFKNLEVKTHILPGLSVNSATVSGLYGLELPTPALPQDISGVLGLDFLSKFDVVLNPKKQQLQLLPPSKSVAGAIPLKGTFGILTTQVYINGEGPFTFVLDTGAYTIAVSQSIAQKLGIDTLNAPTAEVFGLGGREIVKKIKLNKLQIQQHQVNEIDAVVVEQSNILKLPGVEGIIGQNFLNQYQQHWRFDKPNALGVVQSGSLVLTP; from the coding sequence ATGACTGTTTTTATGCAAATTTCTATTCAGCCTCGGCGGAAAAAATCTCAAGTTCCAGCTAACCAAAATTTCCGCCGTAGCAAAAGCCTGTTTTCTCATTTATTTATAACGGGCATTCTTTCCAGCAGTCTTGTTTCTTTGTTACCGACACCTGCGGCTGGTCAAGTTAATCTTGGACAGCAACTTTTACAAGAAGTATCAAAATGTGCTGAGGCTAAAATTTCTGAGCAAAAGCTTATTAATCAAGCCGAATCAGAAGCTATCACAACAAAATGTGCTTTACAAATCCTCACTTTAACTTCAAATGGGGAGTTTCGTCCTGATGCTGTTGAGCGCGTTGCCGCTTTTATGGAAGCGGTTGGTGTGAAACTCCCGCAATCAACTAGTCGAGGACAAGCTAATGTAAAACTGCAATTGGAACGTGAGAGTTCTGTGTTTAGAATCCCCGTCCGCATTGGCAAACAAACGCAAACTTTTATCTTAGATACTGGCAGTGGTCAAACCATTATCAATACTCAAATTGCTCAACAATTAGGTCTGAATAGTAAACCTATTCCCAATGGACTTTTAGAATATAAACCTGTTATTGGTAATAACTTCAAAAACCTAGAAGTTAAGACTCATATCTTACCAGGTTTAAGTGTAAATTCTGCCACTGTTTCTGGTCTTTATGGCTTAGAATTACCTACACCAGCATTACCACAGGATATATCTGGAGTTTTAGGACTAGATTTTCTCAGTAAGTTCGATGTTGTTCTCAATCCCAAAAAACAACAATTACAACTATTACCACCTTCTAAATCTGTTGCGGGTGCTATTCCTTTAAAAGGAACCTTTGGGATTTTAACGACTCAAGTTTACATTAATGGTGAAGGGCCTTTTACTTTTGTTTTAGATACAGGAGCCTATACGATCGCAGTTTCTCAATCTATCGCGCAAAAATTAGGAATTGACACTCTTAACGCCCCAACCGCAGAAGTATTTGGTTTGGGTGGACGGGAAATTGTCAAAAAAATCAAATTGAATAAGCTGCAAATTCAGCAACATCAAGTAAATGAAATTGATGCTGTTGTTGTTGAGCAAAGTAATATTCTCAAACTTCCTGGTGTAGAAGGTATTATTGGTCAAAACTTTCTCAATCAATATCAACAACATTGGCGGTTTGATAAACCAAATGCGCTGGGAGTTGTGCAATCGGGAAGTTTAGTTTTAACACCTTAG
- a CDS encoding hybrid sensor histidine kinase/response regulator, which translates to MSIILTDYSLIQVIDDNTNTCIYRAYQESTQTSVIIKTLKTEYPTIEQITRLKYEYQILQSLRIAGVIQPLALESTQNKIALILEDFPGETLHNFISTNKLELTQILQIAIQLASTLAQLHQNNIIHKDIQPHNILIDPNTNQIKIINFSIASRLHSENQTINNINLLEGSLAYLSPEQTGRMNRLIDYRTDFYSLGVTLYQMLVGKLPFVASDPLELIHSHIAKTPISPQELNSQIPVAVSNIVLKLLAKTAEDRYQNALGLKADLESCLYQLQTTGKITDLVIGKLDLNSQLLIPQKLYGREQEVTQLMSIFERISSGSTELTLVSGYSGIGKSSLVNEFSKSIIRQGGYFIGGKFDQYKRHIPYAAFIQAFQEVIRQILTESAEKITSWKMKILSAVGVYGQVIIEVIPDVEKIIGTQPEIPSLGINEAQNRFNRLFQQFIHVFAQAEHPLVIFLDDLQWADVASLKLIQLLISDIESKYLLLMGAYREHEVNPTHPLILTLAAIQKNGVNINKIVLQPLNISHVQQLVSDTLSIFSEDSQELADLVFHKTQGNPFFVTQLLKSLHQENFLSFNFDQACWQWHIETIKDIDITDNVVELMVNQIQKLSPRTQKVLQLAACIGDKFNLDILSIVNQKSWVETAKELWEALQAGLILPLDSSYKIPLILTEQQAEQQISYKFLHDRVQQASYSLIPDVEKKNTHFTIGKLLLQKFSPEEQKEHIFYLVNHLKYGIDLLTYDWERYELVELNLIAGKKAKATAAYESAMGYLKICLSLLNNSSWYHQYELTLNVHQQAAEVAFLSGDFEQMELLAEIVLQQAKTQLEKVRVYELQIKSCEVQRKLMAAVQLGLEVLEILGIKLNQAPTELDIQQAIQETTNYLAGKQIEDLIHSPAVTDAHKLAAMRLIASLVPAAYQSAPKLFILIACQQVNLSIQYGNTPFSASGFADFGIVFSGLCQDIDAAYQVGQLALNLLESLDTYEVRSQVLFKVATFIIPWKHHVKDTLPLLEAAYFSGLETGDLVHTGYSASKKCQYAYWSGADLTSLEQEMAKYSQAIAQIHQETALKWHQVFHQAVLNLLGLSANPCLLIGEAYNEAELLAVHIQSNERTIIHYVFLNKLILCYLLGDFHQAVENASKAEQYLDGVTGWLNVPLFHFYDSLAQLAIYPSATSEYQKLLLDKVNHHQQKMQTWASYAPMNFQHKYELVEAEKARVLGQYWQATAHYDKAIMQAQEQGYIQEAALANELAAKFYFETGRDKVAQIYLIDAYYGYSNWGAIAKLRDLEVRYPQIVARLSERQTPNSGKNQLINAINHNTSEAFDLATVMKAAQALSGEIVLDKLLAKLMQILLENAGAATGYLILNQADTLLIAASGSFAQPEINVRQSTPVESSENLPISVINYVYRTGEHVVLSNANCEGVFTTDDYIVKHQPKSILCSPIVNQGKLIGILYLENKLIDGAFTPERLEVLQLLSSQAAISLENARLYHDLEEYNRTLETKVKERTLELQAKNFQLQQEIQERQKAEEAAAAANRAKSEFLANMSHELRTPLNGILGYTQIFQTDTSLSSQQRNGVNIIHQCGEHLLTLINDILDISKIEARKMDLELKEFNFPAFLEGIAEICHLRAEMKGIALVYQPLGYLPRRIRGDEKRLRQVLINLLSNAVKFTKKGRISFKVGYVTQDGDWILNGEKLTSQSPTPKIRFLVEDTGIGIAHEQLEEIFLPFKQAGEDSLKTEGTGLGLSISRQLVQMMGGELCVKSELGKGSIFWLDLALPEVEQQLNFEIEPLNIIGFAGCKRKILVVDDKWENRSVLVNILEPLGFEVLAASDGLDCLDKIPNFQPDLILMDLVMTGMDGFEATRRLRLLPNFKETIVIAVSASVFEFNQQESRNVGCDDFLAKPIQRAELLEKLQVHLGLTWIYEDKVRKIKDSHKSSIYPLQLTSQASIVPPSADELKILLDLAMRGDLRSIAEKTQKLQEQSEELQPFATRLYQLAKGFKGKQILEFLQKYSEAL; encoded by the coding sequence ATGAGTATTATTCTTACCGACTACAGCCTCATTCAAGTTATTGATGATAATACTAATACCTGTATTTATCGCGCCTACCAAGAATCAACACAAACATCGGTAATTATTAAAACTCTGAAAACTGAGTATCCTACAATTGAACAAATCACTCGCCTAAAATACGAGTATCAAATACTGCAATCTTTACGAATAGCAGGAGTTATTCAACCTCTCGCTTTAGAAAGTACACAAAATAAAATCGCACTGATTTTAGAAGACTTCCCTGGCGAAACACTGCATAATTTTATTAGCACAAATAAATTAGAATTAACTCAAATTTTACAAATTGCAATTCAATTAGCCTCAACCTTAGCTCAGTTACATCAAAATAATATTATTCATAAAGATATCCAACCTCATAATATTTTAATCGACCCCAACACCAATCAAATCAAAATTATCAACTTTAGTATTGCTTCACGCTTACATAGCGAAAATCAAACCATAAATAACATCAATTTACTCGAAGGTAGTCTGGCTTATCTTTCACCCGAACAAACAGGGAGAATGAACCGCTTAATAGACTATCGCACTGATTTTTATTCTTTAGGTGTCACACTTTATCAAATGTTAGTTGGTAAACTACCATTTGTAGCAAGTGATCCTTTAGAACTAATTCATTCTCATATTGCCAAAACTCCTATATCACCCCAAGAATTAAATTCACAAATTCCAGTGGCAGTATCTAATATTGTGCTGAAATTATTAGCTAAAACAGCCGAAGACAGATATCAAAATGCCTTGGGTTTAAAAGCAGATTTAGAATCATGTTTATATCAGCTACAAACAACTGGCAAAATTACAGATTTGGTTATCGGTAAACTTGATTTAAACAGTCAATTGCTGATTCCACAAAAACTTTATGGACGTGAGCAAGAAGTTACTCAATTGATGAGTATTTTTGAGCGAATCAGTTCAGGAAGCACGGAGTTAACATTAGTTAGTGGTTATTCAGGAATTGGTAAATCTTCCCTAGTTAATGAATTTTCTAAATCGATTATTCGCCAGGGTGGTTATTTTATTGGAGGAAAATTTGACCAGTATAAACGTCATATACCTTATGCGGCATTCATCCAGGCTTTTCAAGAAGTAATTCGGCAGATATTAACAGAAAGTGCTGAAAAAATCACGAGTTGGAAGATGAAAATTTTATCAGCAGTTGGGGTTTATGGGCAAGTAATTATTGAGGTGATTCCTGATGTTGAAAAAATTATCGGTACTCAGCCAGAAATACCATCATTAGGAATTAACGAAGCCCAAAACCGTTTTAATCGATTATTTCAACAATTTATTCATGTATTTGCCCAAGCAGAACATCCTTTAGTAATTTTTTTAGATGACTTGCAGTGGGCGGATGTGGCATCTTTGAAGTTAATTCAACTACTCATCAGTGATATTGAGAGCAAATATTTATTACTCATGGGTGCATATCGTGAGCATGAAGTCAATCCAACGCATCCATTAATATTAACTCTTGCAGCAATCCAGAAAAATGGTGTAAATATCAATAAGATTGTACTTCAGCCTTTGAATATTAGTCATGTTCAACAATTAGTTAGTGATACCTTGAGTATTTTTTCAGAAGATTCCCAAGAACTAGCTGATTTAGTTTTTCATAAAACCCAGGGCAATCCATTTTTTGTAACGCAATTACTCAAATCTCTGCATCAAGAAAACTTTTTATCTTTTAATTTTGATCAAGCCTGTTGGCAATGGCATATCGAAACTATAAAAGATATTGACATTACCGATAATGTTGTTGAATTGATGGTGAACCAAATTCAGAAGTTATCACCGAGAACTCAAAAAGTTTTACAACTGGCTGCTTGTATTGGCGATAAATTTAACTTAGATATTTTGAGCATTGTGAATCAAAAATCTTGGGTAGAAACAGCTAAAGAACTTTGGGAAGCTTTACAAGCAGGCTTAATTTTACCTTTAGATTCGTCTTATAAAATACCTTTGATTTTAACTGAACAGCAAGCCGAACAGCAAATTAGCTATAAATTTTTACATGATCGTGTACAACAAGCATCTTATTCGCTAATTCCCGATGTTGAGAAAAAAAATACTCATTTCACCATTGGTAAATTACTGTTACAAAAATTTTCTCCAGAAGAGCAGAAAGAGCATATTTTTTATTTAGTCAATCACCTCAAATATGGCATTGATTTACTAACTTACGATTGGGAAAGATATGAGTTAGTAGAATTGAATTTAATAGCCGGGAAAAAAGCCAAAGCTACGGCTGCTTATGAGTCTGCTATGGGTTATTTAAAGATATGTTTAAGCCTTTTGAATAATTCTAGCTGGTATCACCAATATGAATTGACATTAAATGTCCATCAACAAGCAGCAGAAGTAGCATTTCTAAGCGGTGACTTTGAGCAAATGGAGTTATTAGCTGAAATTGTTCTACAACAAGCAAAAACCCAACTGGAAAAAGTGAGGGTTTATGAGTTGCAAATCAAAAGTTGTGAGGTGCAAAGAAAATTAATGGCGGCTGTACAGCTTGGTTTAGAAGTTTTAGAAATATTGGGAATAAAACTCAACCAAGCACCAACCGAGTTAGATATCCAGCAAGCTATTCAAGAAACCACTAATTATTTAGCAGGGAAACAAATCGAGGATTTAATTCATTCGCCTGCGGTGACAGATGCTCATAAATTAGCTGCGATGAGGCTAATAGCAAGTTTAGTACCTGCTGCTTATCAATCTGCACCAAAATTATTTATTTTGATTGCTTGTCAGCAAGTCAACTTATCTATTCAATACGGCAATACGCCATTTTCGGCTAGTGGGTTTGCTGATTTTGGTATAGTTTTTAGTGGTTTGTGCCAAGATATTGACGCTGCTTATCAAGTTGGACAATTAGCTTTAAATTTATTAGAAAGTCTAGATACTTATGAAGTCAGAAGTCAAGTTTTATTTAAAGTTGCTACTTTCATAATTCCTTGGAAACATCATGTCAAAGATACCTTACCACTTTTAGAAGCTGCTTACTTTAGTGGCTTAGAAACTGGGGATTTAGTACATACAGGATATTCAGCCAGTAAGAAGTGTCAATATGCCTATTGGAGTGGTGCAGATTTAACCAGTCTCGAACAGGAAATGGCAAAATATAGTCAGGCGATCGCACAAATTCACCAAGAGACTGCGCTAAAATGGCACCAAGTGTTTCACCAAGCTGTTTTGAATTTACTGGGGTTATCGGCAAACCCTTGTCTGTTAATTGGTGAAGCCTATAACGAAGCCGAATTATTAGCAGTTCATATCCAATCAAATGAGCGCACAATTATTCACTATGTGTTTCTCAATAAATTAATTTTGTGCTATCTCCTGGGAGATTTTCATCAAGCTGTAGAAAATGCCAGCAAAGCAGAACAGTATTTAGATGGAGTCACAGGATGGTTAAATGTGCCGTTATTCCATTTTTATGATTCTTTAGCGCAACTTGCTATCTATCCATCAGCCACATCTGAGTATCAAAAGCTGCTGTTAGATAAAGTCAATCATCATCAACAAAAAATGCAAACATGGGCGAGTTATGCGCCGATGAATTTTCAACATAAATATGAGCTTGTCGAAGCCGAAAAAGCCAGAGTTTTAGGACAGTATTGGCAAGCAACGGCACATTATGACAAAGCTATTATGCAAGCGCAAGAGCAAGGATATATCCAAGAAGCAGCTCTCGCCAATGAACTAGCAGCAAAGTTTTATTTTGAGACTGGTAGAGATAAGGTAGCCCAGATTTATTTAATTGATGCTTACTATGGATATAGTAACTGGGGAGCCATAGCCAAGTTGCGCGATTTAGAAGTTAGATATCCCCAAATTGTGGCGCGGCTATCGGAACGTCAAACACCAAACTCAGGTAAAAATCAACTCATCAACGCTATCAATCACAATACCAGTGAAGCTTTTGATTTAGCAACAGTGATGAAAGCGGCTCAAGCACTTTCTGGTGAAATTGTTTTAGACAAATTACTGGCTAAATTAATGCAAATTCTGTTAGAAAATGCTGGTGCAGCCACAGGATATTTAATTTTAAATCAGGCAGATACTTTATTAATTGCTGCATCAGGTAGTTTTGCTCAACCTGAAATTAATGTCCGTCAATCTACCCCTGTAGAATCAAGTGAGAATTTGCCCATATCCGTGATTAATTATGTGTATCGCACTGGGGAGCATGTGGTTCTTAGTAATGCTAATTGCGAAGGTGTATTTACTACAGATGATTATATTGTTAAGCATCAACCAAAGTCGATTTTATGTAGTCCAATTGTCAATCAAGGCAAGTTAATCGGTATACTTTATTTAGAAAATAAATTGATTGATGGGGCATTTACACCAGAACGATTAGAAGTTTTACAACTTTTATCATCACAAGCTGCAATTTCTTTAGAAAATGCCCGCCTTTATCATGATTTAGAAGAATATAATCGCACATTAGAAACAAAAGTTAAAGAACGCACGCTGGAATTACAAGCAAAAAATTTTCAATTACAACAAGAAATTCAAGAACGCCAAAAAGCCGAAGAAGCAGCCGCAGCCGCTAACCGCGCCAAGAGTGAATTTTTGGCTAATATGAGTCATGAACTGCGAACACCTTTAAATGGCATCTTAGGTTATACGCAAATCTTTCAAACAGATACTTCTTTAAGTAGTCAACAGAGAAATGGTGTCAATATTATTCATCAGTGTGGTGAACATCTCTTAACACTGATTAATGATATTTTAGATATTTCTAAAATTGAAGCGCGGAAAATGGATCTGGAGTTGAAAGAATTTAATTTTCCCGCCTTTTTAGAAGGTATCGCCGAAATTTGCCATCTGCGGGCAGAAATGAAAGGTATTGCTTTAGTTTATCAGCCCCTTGGTTATCTACCCAGACGCATTCGGGGTGATGAAAAACGCTTAAGGCAAGTTTTAATCAATTTATTAAGTAATGCGGTTAAGTTTACAAAAAAAGGTAGGATAAGTTTTAAAGTAGGTTATGTAACCCAGGACGGAGACTGGATATTAAATGGCGAAAAACTTACTAGCCAATCTCCAACACCAAAAATTCGCTTTTTAGTAGAAGACACAGGAATTGGCATCGCCCATGAGCAATTAGAAGAAATATTTCTGCCCTTCAAACAAGCGGGTGAGGATAGTTTGAAGACGGAAGGAACGGGTTTAGGCTTATCAATTAGCCGTCAATTAGTGCAGATGATGGGTGGCGAATTATGTGTCAAAAGTGAACTAGGTAAAGGCAGTATTTTTTGGCTAGATTTGGCATTACCAGAAGTTGAACAACAGTTAAATTTTGAGATTGAGCCACTTAATATTATTGGTTTTGCTGGCTGCAAACGCAAAATTTTAGTTGTGGATGATAAATGGGAAAATCGCTCAGTGTTAGTCAATATTTTAGAGCCTTTGGGTTTTGAAGTTTTGGCGGCGAGTGATGGTTTAGACTGTCTAGATAAAATACCTAATTTTCAACCAGATTTAATTTTAATGGATTTGGTGATGACGGGAATGGATGGTTTTGAAGCCACTCGGCGCTTGCGATTGTTACCAAACTTTAAGGAAACAATCGTAATTGCAGTCTCAGCAAGTGTGTTTGAGTTTAATCAACAAGAAAGCCGTAACGTTGGGTGTGATGACTTTCTCGCAAAACCGATTCAAAGAGCCGAACTGTTAGAAAAGTTACAAGTTCACTTGGGATTAACATGGATATATGAAGACAAGGTAAGAAAGATAAAGGATTCACACAAAAGTTCAATTTATCCTTTACAATTAACATCTCAGGCTTCGATTGTGCCTCCCTCAGCAGATGAACTGAAGATTTTGCTAGATTTGGCTATGCGGGGTGACTTAAGAAGTATTGCTGAAAAAACGCAAAAACTACAAGAACAAAGTGAGGAGTTACAACCTTTTGCTACTCGGTTATATCAACTGGCTAAAGGTTTTAAAGGGAAACAAATATTGGAGTTTCTCCAAAAGTATTCTGAGGCTTTATGA